GACTCCCAAGGGGCGTGCGTCGCTCGTGACGGTGGTGGACATCGTGCTTCCTCCTCGACGACGGCGGATCTCGTGAAGCCGAAGCTACGGCCGTCGGGGATGGACTAGGACTGACTGCGAGTACGAGTTGCGGCAGCCTGAGAACGCGCGGGGGGCGGCATGGCCAGGATCACGGACGCACGCGGGCAGGCTCCCGGCTGCACGATCGTGGGCTTCGTCCTGCGCGCCGCCCGCGAGAGCACGCGGCACACCCAGGCGTCCATGGCGGAGGCTCTCGGCATCGATCTCACCACCTGGCAGGGGTGGGAGACGGGACGGAGGCCGCTCGCCCATGTGAAGGTCGGCACGCTGGCCGACCTGCGGCACCGATTACTCGCCATGGACGCCGACCCTCACGTCCTGCGTCTTCTCGATCCGGCCCTGGACGCGGACCGCGTCATCTCTTCGACGATCCGCCCCGGGGCCGTCGCCCGGCACCCGCTCGCCGATTGGGTGCACACCCGTGACACCGCCGACATGATCGCGTGGGCGTTGGACGGAACGGTCCCGCCCGGCCTCGCGCACCGCTCGCCGCCGAGACGCCGGGGCCCCGCCGCACCGGCCCCGCTGCTGCCCGTACCCGACCGCGGCGCGTTCTTCTCCCGGCTCCGTGAGATGGCGGACTCGGCCGTGCGCACCGGAGAGGGCGGACTGCTCCTTCACCGCCAGGCGCTCTACCTGTGCTCGTACGAACGGACCCCGGAGGCGATCGCGTGGACGGGCCACGCGCTGCACGTCCGTCGTGACCTCATCACCGTGCGCGGCTGGTCACCTCACTGGGCGACAGCGCGATCGACGGCCGTCGCGCTCTCCCGCCTCGGCGACACACAGCCCCTGGTGGACTTCATCGACCGGGCGATGGCGGGCGACGACGACGCCGAGGCGGCCAACCTCACCTACTGGGCCCACTGGCTCGGAGCGAGCCGTGAACCCCAGGCGAACGACGCATTCATGCGGCGCAGGCCGACGAGCTGGGAACCGGTGTGCCTTCTGCGGGGGTTCAGCGCCGGCCTGCGTCAGGCTCCGGCCTACGTCGACCTGTACGCCCACTCGCTCTGGGCCCTGCTCACGTCGCACCGCTGGCTGCCCCTGGCCGATTCCGCGCTGACGGACGAACTGCGGTCGCACATCGTCCACTTGCTCGACCACGACACGGTCTCCCCCCGGTCGAGGCGGGAACTCACCGCACTGCACTACCTTCTACGCGAGACCCGCGCATGACACATCGGAGGACGCGACGCATGGCGGACACGGAGCAGGAGCATGCGAAGGGCACGGCGGGCTTCCTCCTGGAAATGG
The sequence above is a segment of the Streptomyces griseoviridis genome. Coding sequences within it:
- a CDS encoding helix-turn-helix domain-containing protein, giving the protein MARITDARGQAPGCTIVGFVLRAARESTRHTQASMAEALGIDLTTWQGWETGRRPLAHVKVGTLADLRHRLLAMDADPHVLRLLDPALDADRVISSTIRPGAVARHPLADWVHTRDTADMIAWALDGTVPPGLAHRSPPRRRGPAAPAPLLPVPDRGAFFSRLREMADSAVRTGEGGLLLHRQALYLCSYERTPEAIAWTGHALHVRRDLITVRGWSPHWATARSTAVALSRLGDTQPLVDFIDRAMAGDDDAEAANLTYWAHWLGASREPQANDAFMRRRPTSWEPVCLLRGFSAGLRQAPAYVDLYAHSLWALLTSHRWLPLADSALTDELRSHIVHLLDHDTVSPRSRRELTALHYLLRETRA